From Brassica oleracea var. oleracea cultivar TO1000 chromosome C3, BOL, whole genome shotgun sequence, a single genomic window includes:
- the LOC106329581 gene encoding cyclin-A2-4-like — protein MKEENAVSGITIPLHARPLTRAYSKMITSSEVDATTQSLGHVARANTKRAALDEKKASAPKKLAVLKDITNEISPKLENIKQIEKVDAVSTVANILKVIDIDSNEKDPLLCSLYAPEIYHNLRVAELQRRPFPDYLERTQRDLTQTMRGILVDWLVEVSEEYKLVPDTLYLTVYLIDWFLHGNYIERQRLQLLGVTCMFIASKYEEIFAPRIEEFCFITDSTYTKDQVLEMESQVLKHFSFQIYTPTPKTFLRRFLRAAHASDLEKPSVEMEFLANYLMELTLIDYEFLKFLPSVIAASAVFLAKWTLNQSSHPWNPTLEHYTTFKASDLKASVHALQDLQLNIKGCSLASIRMKYKQEKFKSLAVLSSPELPDRLF, from the exons ATGAAGGAAGAGAATGCTGTTTCTGGCATCACCATACCGCTCCATGCTCGCCCTCTCACTCGTGCTTACTCTAAGATGATAACATCATCAGAAGTGGATGCTACAACACAGAGTCTAGGACATGTCGCGAGAGCAAACACAAAGAGAGCAGCCTTGGATGAGAAGAAAGCTAGTGCACCTAAGAAGCTAGCTGTTCTTAAGGATATCACAAACGAGATCTCACCTAAG TTGGAGAACATCAAGCAGATAGAGAAGGTGGACGCTGTATCCACTGTGGCAAATATTCTGAAAGTCATTGACATTGATTCAAATGAGAAAGATCCTCTATTGTGTAGCCTTTATGCACCTGAAATCTACCACAATCTGCGAGTTGCCGAG CTTCAACGCAGACCATTTCCGGATTATTTGGAAAGAACACAAAGAGATCTGACTCAGACAATGAGAGGAATACTAGTTGATTGGCTTGTAGAG GTCTCAGAGGAATACAAACTTGTACCGGACACACTCTACCTCACAGTGTATCTCATAGATTGGTTTCTCCATGGGAACTACATTGAAAGGCAGAGGCTTCAATTGCTCGGCGTCACCTGTATGTTCATTGCTTC AAAATACGAGGAGATCTTTGCGCCACGCATTGAGGAGTTCTGCTTCATCACTGATAGCACTTACACAAAGGATCAGGTCCTGGAGATGGAGAGCCAAGTACTAAAGCATTTTAGCTTCCAGATTTACACACCAACTCCAAAGACATTCCTCAG GAGGTTTCTCCGAGCAGCTCATGCTTCTGATCTGGAGAAACCAAGTGTTGAGATGGAGTTTCTTGCAAACTATCTCATGGAACTGACATTAATAGACTATGAGTTCTTGAAGTTCCTTCCTTCGGTCATCGCTGCTTCAGCTGTTTTTCTTGCCAAGTGGACACTGAACCAATCAAGCCACCCTTGG AATCCAACTCTTGAGCATTACACAACTTTCAAAGCCTCAGACCTTAAAGCATCTGTTCACGCCTTGCAAGATCTGCAGCTTAACATCAAAGGGTGCTCCTTGGCATCTATACGCATGAAGTATAAGCAAGAGAAG
- the LOC106328574 gene encoding thioredoxin M2, chloroplastic-like isoform X1, whose amino-acid sequence MAAFTCTSRPPVPLRSESRMASSPSASLSARRMFAVSPDSAGLRIRLSQSSSLLTSKVPRPRRGIVCEAQETTTDIVSIVNDTTWDSLVLKADGPVLVDFWAPWCGPCKMIDPLVNELAKDYTGKVKFYKLNTDDSPSTPSKYNVRSIPTIMIFVNGEKKDAIIGAVPRSTLASSIDKFLQ is encoded by the exons ATGGCTGCTTTCACTTGTACCTCTCGTCCTCCTGTTCCCCTCCGTTCGGAGTCGAGAATGGCATCCTCACCATCTGCTTCACTCTCTGCTCGGCGGATGTTCGCCGTCTCGCCTGACTCAGCAGGATTGAGAATCCGTCTTTCCCAGTCTTCGTCCTTGTTGACCTCGAAGGTTCCTCGACCACGAAGAGGCATCGTCTGTGAGGCTCAGGAAACCACTACAGATA TAGTTTCAATAGTCAACGACACAACATGGGACTCTCTAGTTCTCAAGGCGGACGGGCCTGTTCTTGTCGACTTTTGGGCTCCATGGTGTGGACCTTGCAAAATGATTGACCCGCTCGTGAATGAACTAGCAAAAGATTACACCGGGAAGGTCAAGTTCTACAAACTGAACACCGATGACTCTCCTTCAACCCCAAGCAAGTACAATGTTAGAAGCATCCCAACGATCATGATCTTTGTCAATGGGGAGAAGAAGGATGCAATCATAGGTGCAGTGCCCAGATCTACGCTCGCGTCTAGCATTGATAAATTCTTGCAATGA
- the LOC106328574 gene encoding thioredoxin M2, chloroplastic-like isoform X2, with product MAAFTCTSRPPVPLRSESRMASSPSASLSARRMFAVSPDSAGLRIRLSQSSSLLTSKVPRPRRGIVCEAQETTTDISIVNDTTWDSLVLKADGPVLVDFWAPWCGPCKMIDPLVNELAKDYTGKVKFYKLNTDDSPSTPSKYNVRSIPTIMIFVNGEKKDAIIGAVPRSTLASSIDKFLQ from the exons ATGGCTGCTTTCACTTGTACCTCTCGTCCTCCTGTTCCCCTCCGTTCGGAGTCGAGAATGGCATCCTCACCATCTGCTTCACTCTCTGCTCGGCGGATGTTCGCCGTCTCGCCTGACTCAGCAGGATTGAGAATCCGTCTTTCCCAGTCTTCGTCCTTGTTGACCTCGAAGGTTCCTCGACCACGAAGAGGCATCGTCTGTGAGGCTCAGGAAACCACTACAGATA TTTCAATAGTCAACGACACAACATGGGACTCTCTAGTTCTCAAGGCGGACGGGCCTGTTCTTGTCGACTTTTGGGCTCCATGGTGTGGACCTTGCAAAATGATTGACCCGCTCGTGAATGAACTAGCAAAAGATTACACCGGGAAGGTCAAGTTCTACAAACTGAACACCGATGACTCTCCTTCAACCCCAAGCAAGTACAATGTTAGAAGCATCCCAACGATCATGATCTTTGTCAATGGGGAGAAGAAGGATGCAATCATAGGTGCAGTGCCCAGATCTACGCTCGCGTCTAGCATTGATAAATTCTTGCAATGA
- the LOC106328290 gene encoding two pore calcium channel protein 1-like encodes MEDPLISRQSRGGGTDRIVRRSEAITHGSTFQIAAALVDLAEDGIGLPEQILDQSSFGEAAKYYFIFTRLDLIWSLNYFALILLNFFEQPLWCENKPTPSCKDRDYYYLGELPYLTNAESIIFEVLTLLILLVHTFFPISYEGSRIFWTSRLNLVKVACVVVLIVDVLVDFLYLSPLAFDFLPFRVAPYVRVIIFILSIRGLRDSLILLSGMLGTYLNILALWMLFLLFASWIAFVMFEDTKQGLTVFTSYGATLYQMFILFTTSNNPDVWIRAYKSSRWSSLFFVLYVLIGVYFVTNLILAVVYDSFKEQLAKQVIGMDQMKRRMLEKAFGLIDTDRTGEINKEQCIKLFEQLTNYRTLPKISKEEFGLIFDELDDTRDFKINKDEFADLCQAIALRFQKEEVPSLFENFPEIYHSALSQQLRAFVRSPNFGYAISFILVLNFIAVIVETTLDIEESSAQKPWQVAEFVFGWIYVMEMALKIYSYGFENYWRDGQNRFDFLVTWVIVIGETATLITPDENTFFSNGEWIRYLLLARMLRLIRLLMHVQQYRAFIATFITLIPSLMPYLGTIFCVLCIYCSIGVQVFGGLVNAGNKKLFETELAENDYLLFNFNDYPNGMVTLFNLLVMGNWQAWMESYKDLTGTWWSITYFVSFYIITVLLLLNLIVAFVLEAFFTELDLEEEEKCQGQDSKERRNRRRYAGSKSRSQRVDTLLHHMLGDELSKPECSTPDT; translated from the exons ATGGAAGACCCTTTGATTAGTAGACAGAGTCGTGGAGGTGGTACGGATCGGATCGTCCGTCGTTCAGAAGCTATCACCCATGGTTCCACGTTTCAGATAGCTGCTGCACTCGTCGATCTG GCTGAAGATGGTATTGGTCTGCCTGAGCAAATACTTGACCAGTCTAGCTTCGGAGAGGCTGCAAAGTACTACTTTATCTTCACACGCCTGGATCTCATTTGGTCACTCAACTATTTCGCTCTCATTTTGTTAAACTTCTTTGAG CAACCATTGTGGTGTGAAAATAAGCCTACGCCGTCGTGCAAAGACAGAGATTACTATTACCTGGGAGAGTTACCCTACTTGACCAATGCAGAATCTATTATCTTTGAG GTACTTACTCTGCTTATACTACTTGTGCATACGTTTTTTCCAATCTCCTATGAAGGGTCTCGAATCTTTTGGACAAGCCGCTTGAACCTAGTGAAG GTTGCTTGCGTAGTAGTTTTGATTGTTGATGTGCTGGTTGATTTTCTATACCTGTCTCCACTGGCTTTTGATTTTCTTCCTTTTAGAGTCGCCCCATATGTGAGAGTTATCATCTTCATCCTTAGCATAAG GGGACTACGAGACAGCCTCATCCTTCTTTCTGGAATGCTTGGCACATATTTAAATATCTTG GCTCTATGGATGTTGTTCCTTTTATTTGCTAGTTGGATTGCTTTTGTTATGTTTGAGGATACGAAGCAAGGCCTCACCGTCTTCACTTCTTACGGTGCAACTCTTTATCAGATGTTTATTTTGTTCACAACATCCAACAATCCTGACGTCTGGATTCGTGCTTACAA GTCTTCTCGCTGGTCTTCGTTGTTCTTCGTGCTCTACGTGCTAATTGGCGTCTACTTTGTCACGAACTTGATTCTTGCCGTTGTTTATGACAGTTTCAAAGAACAG CTCGCAAAGCAAGTAATTGGTATGGATCAAATGAAAAGAAGAATGTTGGAGAAAGCGTTTGGTCTTATAGACACAGAC AGAACCGGGGAGATTAATAAGGAGCAATGCATTAAGCTTTTTGAACAGTTGACTAATTACAG GACGTTACCAAAGATATCAAAAGAAGAATTCGGATTAATATTTGACGAGCTTGATGATACTCGTGATTTTAAG ATAAACAAGGATGAGTTTGCTGACCTCTGCCAAGCCATTGCTCTAAGATTCCAAAAGGAGGAAGTT CCATCTCTCTTTGAAAATTTCCCGGAAATTTACCATTCAGCCTTATCACAACAACTAAGAGCTTTTGTCCGAAGCCCAAACTTTGGCTACGCTATTTCTTTCATACTTGTTTTGAACTTCATTGCTGTCATTGTTGAAACAACG CTTGATATTGAAGAAAGCTCTGCTCAGAAGCCCTGGCAGGTTGCAGAGTTTGTCTTTG GTTGGATATATGTTATGGAGATGGCTCTGAAGATCTATTCATATGGATTTGAGAATTATTGGAGGGATGGTCAAAACCGGTTTGATTTTCTAGTCACATGGGTCATAG TTATTGGAGAAACTGCTACTCTCATAACTCCAGATGAGAACACTTTCTTCTCAAACGGAGAATG GATCCGATACCTTCTCCTTGCAAGAATGTTAAGACTGATAAGGCTTCTTATGCATGTCCAACAATACCGAGCATTTATTGCGACGTTCATTACTCTCATTCCAAGTTTGATGCCATACTTAGGCACCATTTTCTGTGTGCTGTGTATCTACTGTTCCATTGGTGTACAG GTATTTGGCGGGCTTGTGAATGCGGGAAACAAAAAACTATTCGAAACCGAGTTGGCTGAGAACGA CTATCTACTGTTCAACTTCAATGACTATCCCAATGGAATGGTCACACTCTTCAACCTGCTAGTGATGGGGAACTGGCAAGCCTGGATGGAG AGCTACAAAGATTTGACAGGGACGTGGTGGAGCATTACTTATTTCGTCAGTTTCTACATCATCACTGTTTTACTATTGTTGAATTTG ATCGTTGCCTTTGTCTTGGAGGCGTTCTTTACTGAGCTGGATCTTGAAGAAGAAGAAAAATGCCAAGGACAG GATTCCAAAGAAAGAAGAAACAGGCGTCGATATGCCGG GTCGAAGTCTCGGAGTCAAAGAGTTGATACACTTCTTCATCACATGTTGGGTGATGAACTCAGCAAACCAGAGTGTTCTACTCCTGATACGTAA
- the LOC106333872 gene encoding uncharacterized protein LOC106333872: MASASSKTVPETAETAPTTDPREKITESVVSLSLNNEQSDSDPEENDSFDHNEDSDVSDGEEDSKSDGDHNQNEDDGDSIVDDGDSTDSQPEWGVDSHDEREYCSPYEDGWSDEEDERKARLYRRNLHFSHGFLVQKGIRPRQVWSGSILLKSLDSERSPVKGRTQLQYAQDMAKLSLRKYNALNKTNVRVDHVVRVTEASSGRWISYITFMARESEEEEATDLVEYQAKIVKKLRRKSYPIFCRPSPKQDQDM; the protein is encoded by the exons ATGGCTTCCGCGTCAAGCAAGACAGTGCCCGAGACGGCTGAAACCGCTCCCACAACAGATCCCAGAGAGAAAATCACTGAATCTGTTGTCTCTTTGTCTCTGAACAACGAACAATCAGATTCTGATCCAGAGGAGAATGATTCCTTCGACCACAATGAAGATTCTGACGTAAGCGACGGAGAAGAAGATAGCAAAAGCGACGGAGATCACAATCAAAACGAAGACGACGGAGATAGCATTGTGGACGACGGAGACTCAACAGACAGCCAACCGGAATGGGGAGTGGATAGCCACGACGAAAGAGAATATTGCTCGCCTTATGAAGACGGTTGGTCAGACGAAGAAGATGAACGAAAAGCCCGTCTTTATCGACGGAATCTCCACTTCAGCC ATGGTTTTCTGGTGCAAAAAGGGATTCGCCCACGTCAAGTATGGAGTGGCTCAATCCTGCTTAAATCTTTGGACAGTGAACGTTCTCCAGTCAAAGGAAGGACTCAGCTCCAATACGCACAAGACATGGCCAAACTCTCTCTTCGCAAATACAATGCTTTAAAC AAAACGAATGTTAGAGTGGATCATGTTGTGAGAGTGACCGAAGCGTCTTCTGGTAGATGGATTTCGTACATCACTTTCATGGCAAGAGAGTCTGAGGAAGAAGAAGCTACTGATCTTGTGGAGTATCAAGCCAAGATTGTCAAGAAATTAAGACGCAAGTCTTATCCCATCTTCTGCAGGCCAAGTCCCAAGCAAGATCAGGATATGTAG